A portion of the Pseudomonas protegens CHA0 genome contains these proteins:
- the tpx gene encoding thiol peroxidase: MAQVTLKGNPVQVNGQLPQVGSKAPAFTLVGAGLADVSLSSLAGKRKVLNIFPSVDTPTCATSVRKFNAQANELANTVVLCISADLPFAQARFCGAEGLENVQNLSTLRGREFIENYGVAIADGPLAGLTARAVVVLDENDKVLHSELVKEIAEEPNYDAALAVLK, translated from the coding sequence ATGGCTCAAGTCACTCTCAAAGGCAACCCGGTGCAGGTTAACGGCCAACTGCCGCAAGTCGGTTCCAAAGCCCCAGCGTTCACCCTGGTGGGCGCAGGCCTGGCCGATGTTTCCCTGAGCAGCCTCGCCGGCAAGCGCAAGGTGCTGAACATCTTCCCAAGCGTCGACACCCCGACCTGCGCCACCTCGGTGCGCAAGTTCAACGCCCAGGCCAACGAGCTGGCCAACACCGTGGTGCTGTGCATCTCTGCCGACCTGCCATTCGCCCAGGCACGCTTCTGCGGCGCAGAAGGCCTGGAAAACGTGCAGAACCTGTCGACCCTGCGTGGCCGCGAGTTCATCGAGAACTACGGCGTGGCCATCGCCGACGGCCCGCTGGCCGGCCTGACTGCCCGCGCCGTGGTGGTGCTGGACGAAAACGACAAGGTGCTGCACAGCGAGCTGGTCAAGGAAATCGCCGAAGAGCCGAACTACGATGCGGCCCTGGCCGTGCTCAAGTAA